The Gossypium hirsutum isolate 1008001.06 chromosome A03, Gossypium_hirsutum_v2.1, whole genome shotgun sequence genome contains the following window.
aatgttaaaataaatcatttttgcTAACTCATGTGTTTTtccaaaaatagactaaattttctttaaaaataaataaatgtttaaaaatCGACTGGTTTTAAACCCCGATTGCTACTAGGCCATCTCGGTGGCCGATGTAATATCCCGGATTCGGGTCTAGTGTCTAGCCGGGTGGAGAAGGTTACCAATTAAGATAATtaagaatttaaattaaattaggattgtcgaaacccttttttttaaatcgacatattttgaaaacgaagatagagttgccaccaatcttttttatgagatgtgatcagatcacctcgtaatttgattatTCTAATAAAAGgcttgatttactaaaacaatgatttttggtctacaaaatccaaaaaattggttcgggagtcggttacgcacgaggaaggattagcaccctcgttacgcccaaaattggtacctaatttaTTACTAGAAGTCCTagtattgaaaattaaaaaatttgaatagaaTTTAAAACACGATCCCACTTTgcataatgttatttttaattaaaaatcactTGAATAAATCAAAACGTATGTAAAAGGCCATATTATCTCGAGGTAACAAAAGGTCATATCCCGAAAGTTAGGACACGGCATCTTGAATCCTCGAAAATAAGCTTGctctttattttaattactatttaaacctcatatgttttaattttaaaaggaatgTTAGGTTATCTAGGTTCAAAGATAAAGTCaaaccccataagttagggcacgacttttCGAATCTCCAAATTCGGAACATTtgccttaattttaaaaatttcctttttatgcatcgagtaaaaaaatttatgtaatacttaaaatggtatatatatttagtttattcgAACATCGTATGAAAAAAGGACAAATATGTTTAAACATAGTGTATGATACAATGATAATGAAATAATGTGAAGTGACTATGTGTGTagtattctaaaataataaagaataaataaaggaatgatacaataataatataattataataataaaacaccaaTAATAGCAATGGCAATAATCCCATTAATCACTAttctattattaattaaataataaaagaaaaataaacaataataatatatgaaaataaaggaataaataaaaatacaaattttaaatacacaaaaagtaaagaaatgaataaatgaatgaatatataaataaataaataaaacataacataacaatATACCTATAAAAATCTATAAAAGATTGAAACTaaatgaataaagggtaaaatcaaaattaaaatgaaatttagagtctaaattataataaaataaatgaataactataaaaaggactaaattgaaatttaaaagatatttaggggactaaattgtaaaaaaaataacaaaacataataaaggaccaaaataaaatgtGAGAAAATAACCAGGGACCAAACGGAAAATTATCCCAAACCCTGGGACATGTGTCATCCCCTAAGCGGGTCTATAGTGatccagggactaaattgaacaaaaaataaaataaatggggaagattgaaaaataaaaatcaagcaataggattgaaaattaaaaatcaagCAGTAGGACATAATTGAATAATAGTGAAAATGCGAAAGGATCAAAATAGAAATTAGACCCTCCATTGTCGAAAACATGCGAATCCTAAGGCAGGTCGAGTCGGTAATCAGGTCACGCAATAAAACAATGTTGTTTTGGGGTTTATGAACCCAGGCCAAAACGACACTATTTTAATCCcctatttaagttttaaaaaaatgaaaaagaatcaTTTCAccaatgttttaaaaaaaaacccttttttctCTGTTTTCTCTCTGGGCACAGCCCAAAATCTAGGTAAGGGAGCCGCCGAGCTCCACCGATCGCCGGCGACAGCTCCGCCATCCATGGTGGccagaaaaatattaaaaaaacatttttggtCATTTCGTTTCCCTAAGCCTAGATCGGAGATCATTTTTCCAAAAAACCCACCGAATAGCAGAAATCTCGATGAAATCCTTcgattttttagttttaaaaaaaaacttctcaATAAAGCCACCTTTCATCATAAGTGGCGACCTCGGCCTCTCTCGCTGGTGGGACACAAATCGCCAAGTaagtgttttctttttctttttatttaaaaagactcgaaaaaaataaatacaagaaaGAAAATCACCTCCAGTTTTTTTGTATTctattttttgatttctttttttgtgtttttttttgttcgATTTCTATTTCTTCCAAAAAAAACTCCCATTACAATCTGTTTtttatggcttttatagccattacATTGCATATTATTTTCTACTGTTTCGTGACtgtttgtgtatctactcctgtccttttcttcctttttccttGCAAGTAGTGGTTGAGGAGCGGTTGATGATGACAGAGGCTAGGAGTAGCGGCAGCACTAGGGTCCGATGCTAGGGCTAGATTAGggtttttgtttagttttaaaATAGTTTAGGTATTATGggctttagggtttttttatttggGCCACTTGGGCTTGATGTAATTTTCGTCTAATATTTGTAAAAGGACCTGACTGTtattgaacttttatttattttaattttgtttattatattttttgtttgttgGGCGGGGCAGAATTGGCATGTTACAAGGATATTTAGAGTTTTAACTTAGATAAGATAATtaggaatttaattaataggttaaataaaattttagattttagttaagataatttagagtttaaattaaattagtataattaaaattttaatttatttaaaaagagttCTAATAAAAtggtaagtataaaaatatttaaactgaAATTTTAGGGATTATAGGTTAGACCCTAATTCAGTTAAGAATATGGTAcatattatattacaatattataacaagtatttgatattttattttatttatttcatttttggttgtgtattatattacaataattatttgttattatttattaaaattttaagtggaatttttttaaatgtaattaagATTGAATCATACATGATTATCAATAACATACTAAAATAGCTAACATTGAATTAAAACTTGTAATTATATCATCATATATTTATACATGTCTTAACTTGTAAAAAGTTTAAACAAGACGGTgcaatttataattaatagtagAAGAGTATAATGATCAAGCTATGTTAAACTAACAATACATGCAATATCATTAAAGTAAAATACATAACATAAacttcattaaaacataaatcaaGCCAAGTGATGTTAACATTAGATAcaacattcaaaattaatttcactagAACATACAATATAACATAAACTATATCCATTCAGAATCTCTATGCAAAGAGATTCACCATTGGTGCATGGAGGAATGCGCACACACAGTTCCCGCTCACCATCTTTTTTATTAACTATATAATTACTATATATCATGAAATTACTGCATGATGATGGCACATGCACCAGTGTCATATGGTTCAAGGCTTAGTGACCGAGCCAGATTGAATAAACATGGACTTCGGCCATTCAGGCATTTTAGCCCACTCAGGGTACTCGGCCTTTTTCTCGGGTTTTTTCTCCACTTCTTTTTCATGCTTTGGGAACTCATGTTTATGTTCCTTACCCTCATCTTGTTTTTCTTTGTACTCGTGTATTTTCGGATATTCAACTTCGTGTTTCTCGTGCTCTTTAGATTTTTCCCATTTAGGGAACTCGGGTTTTTCTTTCTCGTACTCTTCGTGCTCCTTCGATTCGTATGACTCGTGGTACTCTTCATGTTTATGTTTCTTATCCTCATCTTGTTTTTCCTTGTACTCGGGTATTTTCGGATATTCGACTTCGTGTTTCTCGTGCTCTTTAGGCTTTTCCTGTTTGGGGAACTCAGGTTTTTCTTTCTCGTACTCTTCATGTTGTTTGcagggtttttttttttcctccttGTGCATTTCAGGCTTCTCATGTTTGGGGTACTCTTCGTGATACTTTGGCTGTTTGTATTCTGACTTTTCATATTCAAACTCTTCGTGCTTTTCGTATTTTGAAGCCAATTGTGGCAGCTCCGATAAGGTTGTTTGTGTCTCGAATAAACGTCGAGCCGTTGCCGAGACAGTGTGGCTACCGATCATTGGTGAGACACAAATGAGAAAAAGTTGGAAAAGGAAGAAAGGGTGACGAATGTTATGAGCCATGGTTTACAAAATAGAAAGCAAAGAATTTTTAGTGTATTTGTGTGTGGATTGTTGTCTATGTGTAGCAAGCCTTTTATAGGAGAGGATGAGAGATGGTTTGGTGGGATTTGGCTCCACGTTGTTTGTACCAATTTCTCATCTACATACTTGACTTTATGGTGGGATCATGCTAAGAAGGTGCTCAATCTGTATCAAATACTTTTacgtaaatataaaaaatataactcccgaaaaaatattatagaaatgaagtatatatatataaaataatttttttttatttagataataGTTTGCGAGAGCATTTGGTCCAATGTAAGATTATTTTTCATAATAGGATTACAAGAATATAATATTACAAGCGGGATGTTCTGTATGTTATATTATCTTATTTCATtcatttgatttgaatttttgtgtTTGGTTAATAGAAATTGAGATTAcctaaatttacatttttactaaattgtctTTGTTATAGAATTTGTTCTCTTAATGTTTCTTAGTctcaatttctataaaattatgataatttattataatttatgtattcataagtacatatacaaatgttgaaataaatttataaatcatagtTAGAATAATTAGTGGAAAGTGATTGTATCACCAATcataattataatcataattaatatactaataaataaatataataattataattttaaagtatAACATGAATTGTTtcaatattaagaaaaaaaatatttttaattagatttaaattttatttggaaaaaaatagactaaattaatttaaataataaaaataaaaataaatttattcaaaatttaatattatgctTTTAATTTAAAGTTAATTACACTTTATATtactatattttaatattatttgtacGAGATTATAGTATGGGATGTTCAAAATATTAAGAATCtaaataacataattttattttaaaatataatattacattCCGTAATATAAAATTCCaccaatcaatttttttttttgggtgtgACCAGCCCAccttgttttaatttcattttaacatTATTCTGTGAGCAGTTGAACTAAACAAAGTGCCTTTTTCCATTATAAGCAAAATTTGGCTCATTGAAGGCAGCTCAAACTTTGATCACTCTTGGGTAGACCAGCCAACTGCTTGCAAAAATTATAATGTTATATACTTTACGTATCTCCTGGATCACTCTTGGGTAGACCAGCCAACTGCTTGCAAAAAGTATAATGTTATATACTTTACGTATCTCCTCACTGTCACATTCACGAAAGTTTTGTTCTTCTACTACATAAAAGAAAAGCTTCTTTAAAAATGTTCATGGATTTTGAACTTTGTGTTAGGCTCAGTTTTAGGCCCAGTCACAGTCAAATCAGAAGACTTGGATGAAGCATACCAAAGTCGGTCCAAATTCTCATAGATGAACTATGTCAACAAGCCACTATATTGAATCCCAGATAGTATATAGAAGTTGCTTTAAGACCATTAATTATTATgacatatttcattttcaaagaaaaatatatttgaaaaatacgACATTAATAGGAGGGACAGCCATAAACTTTAAACATGAACTGTAAAACAGATATAAAATATACTCAAAAAAATTGCTTTGGGAAGCACCGTATCAGATATTCTCATTCCGATATGCCATGGAAAAGTTATCTGATGCTACAATTTAACCCATAACATCCATAAAAATTTAGGATTGAAGAAAGGGTTACAAATGTTTGAGGTTGAAACCTTAGACCTACTGGATGAACCGAGAAAACTCGGGACATAATGGAACATCGAATCATGTATCTTTCCATGTAGCAATCAAACAAATTGATATTAAGTTGAAAATTGTTATCAAATGAATTAGAATTACAACATACAAAATCAATTTTCCAACACCAGGTCCCCTATATTCTTTTCTACATCCTTTTCAACCACAGATACAGAAGCAAACATATTATTACAACTAAGTAGTTATTCCTTGATATCACAAGGAATAAACATTATTAGACTGCATTGACACTTAACACTTACGAATCAAGTAAACTGTGAACGGAACAGCGAATGCGGAAGCAACAGATAAAAAAGATAAGATGGACCGAGAAGGTTAGCACCAAAATAATCGGTCCTTCACTACAACTCTGGTTTTTCCATTCATGATGCTTCCCTTGTAATCCAATGTCCATTTCTCGAAAGTACAGTTGACAAAGTCATAGTAGCCACCGTGCAGAGAAAGCATCCCTTTGTTCACCTTTTCTTCTATCCATGGATAAGTAAGCAGGTTCAACAGTGAAGTGTTGATTGATtcctgaaaaaaaaatataataaaattcatCATTCGATTTTACTTTTTAAGCTACTTCACCCTTTCTGGCAAACATGAAATGCATATAATACAGATAAAATCCCGAAGAAGAATATTTGTGTTGGACCAAACACAATCAAACTAAAAGGGAATGAGAGTACCTTCTCGCAGTGCGTGCATTGCTGGTCAAAACTGAGGTTTGAAGCAGCAGCCTTTGTACTTAGTTTTGCATTCTTTCCGACAGTAACCCAACTCCGGATAAAGCTACTGAAACAAGAGAGTTTATCTAAGAAACAGTGCATACAGAATTAATAGCTCTTGTCAGAAGATGCTAATGGTAGATTAGATTAGATTGCTAAAAACAAGTTGATTTTCTAACTAAACCTTGATTCCGCTTTATCTTGCATACTCATGAGGGCACGAATGCCACCACAGCAGCTATGACCAATGATGAAAACATTTTCAACCTGCGAAAGTAACATATCATTAAAAGTTGTACTTCGAGAGGTGGCATAACACGGATATTATAAAGATGAAAGACTTACTTCAAGTGAATTTACAGCAAATTCCAGTGCAGCATTAGTTTCCGATGGGCCACTCTGCACAAacagaaaggaaaggaaagtgaATAGAATTTACAATATCAATTCCTAAGATCAAAACTAAACCTAAGTGAAATAAAAGCACAGCAGTATAAACCTCATATGTTGGCACCATATTCGCAACATTGCGAACCATGAAGGCTTCTCCTGGTTCAAATCCCAAGATGGTTGAAGGGCATACCCTTGAATCTGCACAGGCAATCACCATAAACTGTTCTAGAAATGGTTAGCATAAATATCACTGTATCTCACAAGCAATCACTGCATGATAACATAGGTCATAGCAAAAAAACAACTACAATGAAACATTGGAAGGAACATCATTACTTTAGGAGCTTGACCCTTGGCGAGTGCTTGATAGCGTTCCAAGTTTTCCCTGCTCAAACATAAAAATGGATCAAATGACAATAACACTTCTAATTCAAAGCTAAAACAACTCAGTCCAGATTTTGCAGCTTACATATATTTATGGCTTTTGAAACTGAGAAACCCATTCTTCAACTTGCCAAACAAATCACAACCACTTTCCATTTCCATTATGCCGTTTTGTTCATCACCTTTAAGCTCCCATGTTAGCGCTGGAGGCTCTGCTGAAGCCTTCAGTTTCACACCTGTGTTGCTCCTAACAAATGTCAAAGAAAAGACATTTGTGGCAGCATAAAATGGATTTATCAGTCAAACTGAATCCAATAAACAATATGTTCAGGTGAGTTAAAACCAAATTGGAAATCAGCTTATCTCTTAAGGGTCAACCCAGAAACACTTGCATTGTACTCGTAATCTTAAATTGTATAACTTCTCCTATaacaaatcatcaaacaagaagaATCAGAGCTTAAAAGCAAACTCAAACAAGATCTTAGTGAATCCCCACTAGCTTAACTCAATAACCACAACCTTAATTCCCAATTTTTATATCATTTCAAGCCTTATTGACGCCATAGAGCTAGACTAAACTTGCAAAAATAGTCTCTGCAGTAAAATTACAATCAAATTCTTTTTACATAAAAGATAAACAATAATCCCCTTTGTTTCCTTTTATAGACGTCCACATTCCAAGCGTATATTTTCAATCCAAAAAAGAGTTACAAactattttatttccttttttataatttcattttgctAGATCAATAGTTCAACACCTTACCTGCAACAGTAGGAAATCAAGAaacatagaaaaaagaaaaagattaagcATTTGGAGATATACCTCTTCAACAGACCACAAGAAAATCTGAGATTTTAAAAACTGGGAAACAGAATAAAACAGTCCCTAACCTGAAAGAAGTCCAAAATCTGAACTGGGTCGGTAGAAAATCCCCACTTTGGACCTTGGAACCAAAGATCTGCTAACAAAAGAAGCAAAACCCAGATTCAAGTCCATGCAAAGTAAGCATTAAACGAATAATAAAGAGAAGAAGGGTGAAAGGGAGTATTCTAGACATACCGTTGGAGTTCCACTTGATAAAGGATGCTTTGAAAGAGAAGTTGGCTGAAGAGCTGCCATTGAAATCGGGTTGGATCTAAAGAGTTAAAAGATGACAGTGCCTTTAAGGAGTAAAGAGGGGCAGCGATGAAAAGCAGTGGAAGAAATTAAG
Protein-coding sequences here:
- the LOC121218477 gene encoding protein PELPK1, coding for MAHNIRHPFFLFQLFLICVSPMIGSHTVSATARRLFETQTTLSELPQLASKYEKHEEFEYEKSEYKQPKYHEEYPKHEKPEMHKEEKKKPCKQHEEYEKEKPEFPKQEKPKEHEKHEVEYPKIPEYKEKQDEDKKHKHEEYHESYESKEHEEYEKEKPEFPKWEKSKEHEKHEVEYPKIHEYKEKQDEGKEHKHEFPKHEKEVEKKPEKKAEYPEWAKMPEWPKSMFIQSGSVTKP
- the LOC107887010 gene encoding beta carbonic anhydrase 5, chloroplastic isoform X3 gives rise to the protein MAALQPTSLSKHPLSSGTPTQIFGSKVQSGDFLPTQFRFWTSFRSNTGVKLKASAEPPALTWELKGDEQNGIMEMESGCDLFGKLKNGFLSFKSHKYMENLERYQALAKGQAPKFMVIACADSRVCPSTILGFEPGEAFMVRNVANMVPTYESGPSETNAALEFAVNSLEVENVFIIGHSCCGGIRALMSMQDKAESSFIRSWVTVGKNAKLSTKAAASNLSFDQQCTHCEKESINTSLLNLLTYPWIEEKVNKGMLSLHGGYYDFVNCTFEKWTLDYKGSIMNGKTRVVVKDRLFWC
- the LOC107887010 gene encoding beta carbonic anhydrase 5, chloroplastic isoform X1 translates to MAALQPTSLSKHPLSSGTPTQIFGSKVQSGDFLPTQFRFWTSFRSNTGVKLKASAEPPALTWELKGDEQNGIMEMESGCDLFGKLKNGFLSFKSHKYMENLERYQALAKGQAPKFMVIACADSRVCPSTILGFEPGEAFMVRNVANMVPTYESGPSETNAALEFAVNSLEVENVFIIGHSCCGGIRALMSMQDKAESSSFIRSWVTVGKNAKLSTKAAASNLSFDQQCTHCEKESINTSLLNLLTYPWIEEKVNKGMLSLHGGYYDFVNCTFEKWTLDYKGSIMNGKTRVVVKDRLFWC
- the LOC107887010 gene encoding beta carbonic anhydrase 5, chloroplastic isoform X2, producing the protein MAALQPTSLSKHPLSSGTPTIFGSKVQSGDFLPTQFRFWTSFRSNTGVKLKASAEPPALTWELKGDEQNGIMEMESGCDLFGKLKNGFLSFKSHKYMENLERYQALAKGQAPKFMVIACADSRVCPSTILGFEPGEAFMVRNVANMVPTYESGPSETNAALEFAVNSLEVENVFIIGHSCCGGIRALMSMQDKAESSSFIRSWVTVGKNAKLSTKAAASNLSFDQQCTHCEKESINTSLLNLLTYPWIEEKVNKGMLSLHGGYYDFVNCTFEKWTLDYKGSIMNGKTRVVVKDRLFWC
- the LOC107887010 gene encoding beta carbonic anhydrase 5, chloroplastic isoform X4, whose product is MAALQPTSLSKHPLSSGTPTIFGSKVQSGDFLPTQFRFWTSFRSNTGVKLKASAEPPALTWELKGDEQNGIMEMESGCDLFGKLKNGFLSFKSHKYMENLERYQALAKGQAPKFMVIACADSRVCPSTILGFEPGEAFMVRNVANMVPTYESGPSETNAALEFAVNSLEVENVFIIGHSCCGGIRALMSMQDKAESSFIRSWVTVGKNAKLSTKAAASNLSFDQQCTHCEKESINTSLLNLLTYPWIEEKVNKGMLSLHGGYYDFVNCTFEKWTLDYKGSIMNGKTRVVVKDRLFWC
- the LOC107887010 gene encoding beta carbonic anhydrase 5, chloroplastic isoform X5, which gives rise to MAALQPTSLSKHPLSSGTPTQIFGSKVQSGDFLPTQFRFWTSFRSNTGVKLKASAEPPALTWELKGDEQNGIMEMESGCDLFGKLKNGFLSFKSHKYMENLERYQALAKGQAPKFMVIACADSRVCPSTILGFEPGEAFMVRNVANMVPTYESGPSETNAALEFAVNSLEVENVFIIGHSCCGGIRALMSMQDKAESR